A genomic segment from Drosophila willistoni isolate 14030-0811.24 chromosome 2L unlocalized genomic scaffold, UCI_dwil_1.1 Seg168, whole genome shotgun sequence encodes:
- the LOC111519597 gene encoding uncharacterized protein LOC111519597 — MENRTVANLEVSSEESKTDESEISLIVDGFDLINVQCEGNCYQKIRSILQQAANTIKLKDRQIDNLIMALNKNSDDKSYTEITLKYDNQLKEANTLLQESFSLIKSLEAQNQQVEDRLAAAVNENDVLIKSYEMKIKELEEKIKTNETAVKERKRFLWYSDRTLVIENDIAGPGWIVICRYGRFPGQTHMDDRGLFETLQYEVYIDRVHTNGGTSYAHFDNFERLSRNNISEQLVKSLTLISSSIKIDMGSISKMTLDELNTQFSKDCKSYTLMVKPKNVQLMKLDPSISLVMLSKSLR; from the exons ATGGAAAATCGGACCGTAGCCAATCTGGAGGTTTCTTCGGAAGAGTCCAAGACGGACGAATCTGAGATCAGTTTG ATAGTCGATGGGTTCGACTTAATAAACGTTCAGTGCGAGGGAAATTGTTATCAAAAAATTAGATCCATATTGCAGCAAGCAGCTAACACAATTAAATTGAAAGATCGGCAAATTGACAATCTTATCATGGCATTAAACAAGAACTCTGATGATAAAAGTTACACAGAAATTACATTGAAGTACGATAATCAACTGAAAGAGGCGAACACTCTTCTACAGGAATCGTTCTCATTGATCAAGAGTCTCGAAGCTCAAAATCAGCAAGTGGAGGATCGATTGGCGGCGGcagtaaatgaaaatgatgTTCTTATAAAGAGTTACGagatgaaaataaaagaactggaagaaaaaataaaaacaaacgagACAGCAGTCAAAGAACGGAAACGATTTCTTTGGTATAGTGACAGAACGCTTGTGATTGAAAATGATATAGCTGGTCCCGGATGGATAGTAATATGTCGTTATGGTAGATTTCCAGGTCAAACTCATATGGATGATAGAGGTCTTTTCGAAACGCTGCAATATGAAGTGTACATTGATCGAGTACATACGAATGGAGGTACTTCCTACGCCCACTTCGACAATTTTGAACGGCTTAGTCGAAATAATATAAGTGAACAATTGGTCAAATCGCTGACTCTTATTAGCAGCTCAATAAAAATTGATATGGGTAGTATCTCTAAAATGACTTTAGACGAACTTAATACACAATTTTCAAAGGATTGTAAAAGTTATACTTTGATGGTAAAGCCAAAAAATGTGCAATTAATGAAACTTGACCCATCAATTAGCTTGGTGATGCTGTCGAAATCGCTTAGGTAA
- the LOC6652506 gene encoding extensin, translating to MFYGKVFLWILIYGPTIWLESSGNELTHRIPVWNIQDVFSHIARLPEKQTIVKHKKKKVKSTPQPDKEWPYPYYPSPPLTPLPLPPPYHHYHHHHHPHTTTKPTTKEPVTNPPDTDLCEMYPHLPICTTAPKPITPPPEPDCTLDPNLPSCTTKKPPESDCDLDPTLPTCTTPDICEMYPQLPSCAIKKPPIRITTANREENLNFSIESEPQPLLSLCDRYPGVCKRADEAQFIGLKDEQGYPLILIAPGSASSAGRSTFGSRLKFERRPTPRRKV from the coding sequence ATGTTCTACGGCAAAGTGTTTCTATGGATTTTAATTTATGGACCAACGATTTGGCTAGAATCATCTGGAAACGAGCTCACACATCGGATACCAGTTTGGAATATTCAAGATGTTTTCTCACACATAGCCAGATTGCCCGAAAAGCAGACAATTGTTAAgcacaaaaagaagaaagtaAAGAGTACACCGCAACCGGATAAGGAATGGCCATACCCCTACTATCCATCTCCTCCACTGACACCGCTGCCATTGCCCCCTCCGTATCATCAttatcaccatcatcatcatccgcATACAACGACAAAGCCAACGACCAAGGAGCCAGTAACAAATCCCCCAGATACGGATTTATGCGAAATGTATCCCCATCTACCGATATGCACAACGGCACCGAAACCCATAACCCCCCCGCCGGAACCAGATTGCACCCTTGATCCAAATCTACCATCATGCACGACGAAAAAGCCCCCGGAATCAGATTGTGATCTCGATCCCACTCTGCCAACATGTACAACACCCGATATATGTGAAATGTATCCTCAACTGCCCAGCTGTGCAATAAAAAAACCACCAATCAGAATAACCACTGCGAATCGTGaagaaaacttaaatttttcaatcGAATCGGAGCCGCAGCCTCTGCTCTCGCTCTGCGATCGCTATCCCGGTGTCTGCAAGCGGGCGGACGAGGCTCAATTCATAGGTCTGAAGGACGAGCAGGGATACCCGTTGATATTGATAGCACCCGGGTCAGCGTCAAGTGCTGGACGATCAACTTTTGGTTCCCGGTTGAAGTTTGAAAGGCGACCTACTCCAAGACGCAAGGTCTGA
- the LOC124459841 gene encoding serine proteinase stubble-like, whose translation MAFGINIRIFLLLVMVVHSTWSQVGDNSLRLHIPVWDITDLYSRLSSALHHPPENPTTSPPEQQFDAAVLANYYNNFWQSVENKKQQLGLWSDSNAGEVIPVEPVPLPLPPLPLQPLPPYRPQRPLRPLRPNRPRPRPTRRPTRRPTTTRRTTTTTAAATTTTSTTVKPTTITTTTTKATTTSTTAASSTTESTSTESTSTNSSVVSTTTGSSTTGSSTTGSSTTGSSTTGSSTSGYSTTGTIIVSSRTTQSPYSTEATTVNPICNLFPHLPICTSSSSSSRLHFQEHNSTTIPTVLSQVDTFTSQLHPEQQLSLQSSPYPMTSLCYNYPRLCAHPEEAQYVRLSDGHGRPMLLIVPDRMSYNKYNMPETTTPRTTANNNYNNNRPNNMRLRPYRPTPRPAWQRPQRKHNYLKKMPKWKL comes from the coding sequence ATGGCGTTTGGCATCAACATTCGAATCTTTCTCTTGCTGGTTATGGTCGTTCATTCAACCTGGTCACAGGTTGGCGACAATTCACTAAGATTACATATACCTGTTTGGGATATAACCGATCTTTATTCCCGTTTATCGAGTGCACTTCATCATCCACCAGAAAATCCTACAACATCGCCGCCTGAACAGCAATTTGATGCAGCCGTCTTGGCGAATTATTACAATAATTTCTGGCAGAGTGTCGAGAATAAGAAGCAGCAGTTGGGTTTGTGGTCAGATTCAAATGCGGGTGAGGTAATACCTGTGGAGCCGGTGCCACTACCGCTTCCTCCACTCCCGCTACAGCCGCTACCCCCGTATCGACCACAAAGACCTTTACGACCCTTGAGACCCAATCGACCGAGACCCAGACCAACTAGGAGACCAACAAGAAGACCTACAACAACCCGGAGAACAACGaccacaacagcagcagccacaacaacaacgtcaACTACGGTCAAACCTACGACGATAACTACGACAACAACCAAGGCAACAACGACTTCCACAACAGCCGCTTCTTCCACTACTGAGTCCACATCTACAGAATCTACTTCAACGAATTCGAGTGTAGTTTCTACAACCACAGGATCGTCTACCACAGGATCGTCTACAACAGGATCGTCTACAACAGGATCCTCCACAACAGGATCGTCTACATCAGGTTACTCAACAACAGGTACCATAATAGTTAGCTCTCGAACGACTCAATCACCATATTCCACAGAAGCGACCACTGTCAATCCTATCTGCAATCTGTTTCCCCATCTGCCCATCTGCACTTCATCCTCCTCGTCGAGTCGTCTGCATTTCCAAGAGCACAATTCTACAACGATACCCACGGTCCTTAGCCAGGTCGATACATTCACTAGTCAACTGCATCCAGAGCAACAATTGAGTCTCCAATCTTCGCCATATCCCATGACCTCGCTCTGTTACAATTATCCGAGGCTCTGCGCCCACCCGGAAGAGGCGCAATATGTGCGTTTGTCCGATGGCCATGGCAGACCCATGCTTTTGATAGTGCCCGATCGAATGAGTTACAACAAATACAACATGCCCGAGACAACAACGCCGAGAACCAccgccaacaacaactacaacaacaacagaccCAACAATATGAGATTGAGACCCTATAGACCCACACCTCGACCAGCTTGGCAGAGACCACAACGCAAACACAATTATCTCAAAAAGATGCCCAAGTGGAAATTATAG
- the LOC124459842 gene encoding uncharacterized protein LOC124459842, protein MCLDYFLCLALVYLVASSRGHGDEAFAGLKQIPTLNLTQVTLIAENATARCNLIPNLCNWQLHLYGGHAFSVPLKQEEQKKAMEKEIIKPKPTRTVFTLSLPDDSKELLFYADIEPKSRAMEKRRKRRLRPRRPATFHSVGQRNVILWLFK, encoded by the coding sequence ATGTGTCTCGATTATTTCTTGTGTTTGGCATTGGTTTACCTCGTTGCATCGAGTCGAGGTCACGGGGATGAGGCATTTGCCGGACTGAAGCAAATACCAACACTGAATTTGACGCAAGTGACATTAATCGCCGAGAATGCCACTGCCAGATGTAATTTGATACCGAATCTCTGCAATTGGCAGTTGCATTTGTACGGAGGTCATGCATTCAGTGTGCCCCTGAAGCAAGAGGAGCAGAAGAAGGCAATGGAAAAGGAGATTATTAAACCTAAACCCACTCGAACAGTGTTCACCTTGTCTTTGCCAGATGACTCCAAGGAATTGCTTTTCTATGCCGATATTGAACCCAAATCCCGTGCCATGGAAAAGCGACGGAAAAGAAGACTCCGACCAAGACGACCAGCAACATTCCACTCTGTGGGCCAACGAAATGTCATTCTATGGCTGttcaaatga
- the LOC6652503 gene encoding proteoglycan 4: MRQLLFLIQLLAIIVAAQSLPRHWKRAPVRGTFNVDLYAFNKPRMNLARQEGGKVLPMVQLLEQLSHSSRSTMQKSHYRNLDETIEADTNSSLSTVRANLYSNEFLSQNVGSKKIVKLNTLADGKPVRDNIKLQDEPLKVKLPLPEAGKTATTDSTTTESSSAKTNENIEINTVETVMEMKLQESMPTETPLKQTDDGQQTDNNREVKSTAKPLRMKSKRKQSKAKATTTVPTTMKTKTQNEIETTMATNLRPALATPSSPSPSSSPPSPPSSSHVKEPGMGLATQSPEISTHRPTEAAVTVASPARKGSKTKTKRRGSQRRPAKEEIETTTNWWQILPYAEIRTFLNTIYDSITDDDDERAGGMSRSFGF; this comes from the exons ATGAGGCAGCTCTTATTCCTAATACAGTTACTAGCGATTATTGTGGCCG CTCAATCCTTGCCCAGGCATTGGAAACGGGCCCCAGTACGAGGAACCTTCAATGTGGATCTGTATGCATTTAATAAGCCCAGAATGAACTTGGCCCGTCAAGAGGGGGGCAAAGTTTTGCCAATGGTTCAACTGTTAGAGCAACTTTCCCACAGCAGCCGCTCGACAATGCAAAAATCACATTACAGGAATCTAGACGAGACAATTGAAGCAGACACTAATTCCAGTTTAAGCACTGTTCGAGCAAATTTATACTCCAACGAGTTTCTCTCACAAAATGTAGGCTCAAAGAAAATAGTGAAATTGAATACACTGGCCGATGGCAAGCCAGTGCGGGACAATATTAAGCTACAGGACGAACCATTGAAAGTTAAATTGCCTTTGCCAGAAGCGGGGAAGACTGCAACCACAGATTCTACGACAACAGAGAGTTCTTCAGCTAAAACTAATGAAAATATCGAAATTAACACTGTGGAGACTGTGATGGAAATGAAGTTGCAGGAAAGCATGCCCACAGAGACCCCGCTCAAGCAGACTGATGATGGTCAACAAACTGACAATAATAGAGAAGTGAAGTCAACAGCTAAACCCCTTCGCATGAAGTCCAAACGAAAGCAGAGCAAAGCCAAAGCCACGACAACAGTGCCAACGAcaatgaaaacgaaaacacAAAACGAAATTGAGACAACAATGGCAACAAACTTGAGACCGGCTTTAGCAACTCCatcatcgccatcgccatcatCATCCCCTCCATCCCCTCCATCGTCCTCACATGTCAAGGAGCCAGGAATGGGATTGGCAACACAATCGCCGGAAATCAGCACGCATCGTCCTACAGAAGCAGCAGTCACAGTGGCCAGTCCGGCAAGGAAGGGTTCGAAGACCAAAACTAAACGCCGGGGCTCTCAACGGCGACCAGCCAAGGAGGAAATTGAAACTACGACAAATTGGTGGCAGATACTACCATATGCGGAAATTAGAACATTTTTGAATACGATTTATGATAGCATTaccgacgatgacgatgaacGTGCTGGGGGCATGTCCAGAAGTTTTGGTTTCTGA